Proteins co-encoded in one Montipora capricornis isolate CH-2021 chromosome 12, ASM3666992v2, whole genome shotgun sequence genomic window:
- the LOC138027596 gene encoding ribosome quality control complex subunit NEMF-like isoform X2 yields MKTRFTTVDLCATITELKERTDLKVMLLVESGNRIGTTEFDWPKNLMPSGFSMKCRKHIRSRRLVNISLLGIDRIVDLQFGSDEAAYHLIVELYDRGNVILTDFEYTILSLLRTRTDSEDVRFAVREKYPVHSARQREPLISEERLRKILMESKEGTELKKIINPHVVYGAALLEHCLLEEGFAGNVKIGEGFNLQKDLPRVMESLKKADNFLDETLAHKCKGFIVQKREQKPSSNVNGEGSHTDLLTYHEFHPFLLNQHKNGPYLEFPTFDKAVDEFFSKLEGQKIDLKALSQEKTALKKLDNIRKDHQKRIAELQKSQDVDMFKAGLVELNLELVDKAILIVNSAIANQIDWSEINSIVKEAQAQGDQVACAIAALNLETNHITMNLRDPYEFSESDSDTEDEEDDKSSKKKRKKKKGSKFTKVNVNLSLSAYGNARSFYDKKKFSSKKEQKTIDASEKALKSAERKTKETLKEVETTTRIKKARKTYWFEKFLWFISAENYLVIGGRDQQQNELVVKRYFEPGDLYVHADLHGATSVIIKNPSGQPVPPKTLNEAGCMAVSYSAAWEARIVTSAWWVHHSQVSKTAPTGEYLTTGSFMIRGKKNFLPPCYLIMGFGFMFKLDESCVENHINERRVRRVEDNESVAETELEEELSIQDAESGDEDESETMPSERAEQKEDEDEQDSLFPDTSIDLRLTKEGKVQLQRGISKNSNQGDIEEGDIVSLDGNKQSSGKQRLSAKQKRDNKKKAKQSKEGPPQENGENDSFEGERNDEEVAKKTGKDAQQQQQQQQPHKRGKKGKLKKIKEKYGEQDEEERQMKMEILASAGPAKETKADKRKKDKKGSKANRPISGKPAQRDAQSDNKNFQVEQSSKTVKTENDEQSLEEHFKNKANLRENEPNEDKSKTIDSSEKESEQSEPLPGKASDCDDRKEFANSVEGVNAAEQADAVENIEEGDSVPLEKEKNIVESDDETDLTPKESVSLIDSLTGLPLAEDLLLFAIPVCAPYTAIQSYKYKVKLTPGTARRGKAAKTALNTFLFSKEASQLEKDLMKSLKDNDLSRYIPGKVKVSAPNLQKSKKK; encoded by the exons ATGAAAACGCGATTCACTACAGTAGACCTCTGTGCGACAATAACGGAGTTGAAAGAAAG GACTGATCTGAAGGTCATGTTATTGGTTGAATCTGGAAATAGGATTGGTACAACAGAGTTTGATTGGCCCAAGAATCTTATGCCGTCTGGATTTTCAATGAAG TGCCGAAAGCATATCCGTTCACGTCGGCTGGTGAACATTTCTCTGCTGGGCATAGATCGTATTGTGGATTTACAATTTGGTTCAGATGAAGCAGCTTATCACTTGATTGTGGAACTTTATGACAGG GGCAATGTTATTCTCACCGACTTTGAATACACAATTTTGAGTCTACTAAGAACCAGAACAGACTCGGAAGATGTCCGATTTGCAGTGCGTGAAAAATACCCTGTTCATTCAGCGAGACAAAGAGAACCACTCATAAGTGAAGAAAG ACTACGAAAAATATTAATGGAAAGCAAGGAAGGAACAGAGCTGAAAAAGATTATTAATCCACATGTTG TTTATGGTGCTGCTCTGTTAGAGCATTGCCTTCTTGAAGAAGGATTTGCTGGAAATGTAAAGATTGGAGAAGGATTCAACCTTCAGAAAG atcTTCCACGAGTGATGGAGTCTCTAAAAAAAGCTGATAATTTTCTAGATGAAACCCTTGCCCACAAATGCAAG ggTTTTATTGTCCAGAAAAGGGAACAAAAGCCATCCAGTAATGTGAATGGAGAAGGAAGTCACACTGATCTTCTAAC GTACCACGAATTTCACCCATTTTTATTGAATCAACACAAGAATGGTCCGTATTTGGAGTTTCCAACATTTGATAAG gCAGTGGATGAATTCTTTTCAAAGTTGGAAGGACAAAAGATTGACTTAAAAGCGCTTAGTCAAGAAAAGACGGCGCTTAAGAAACTTGACAACATCAGAAAAGATCACCAAAAGAGAATTGCGGAGTTACAAAAATCACAG GATGTGGACATGTTCAAGGCAGGTTTAGTCGAACTTAATCTTGAACTG gTCGATAAGGCTATCTTAATAGTCAACAGCGCCATTGCGAATCAAATCGACTGGTCTGAAATCAACAGTATTGTGAAGGAAGCTCAAGCACAAGGGGATCAAGTTGCCTGTGCTATTGCTGCCCTCAACTTGGAGACAAATCATATCACCATGAATCTCAG GGACCCTTACGAATTTTCTGAATCTGACTCCGATACTGAGGACGAAGAAGATGACAAAAGctcaaaaaagaagaggaagaagaaaaag GGTTCAAAATTTACCAAAGTTAACGTTAATTTGTCTTTGTCGGCATACGGGAATGCAAGAAG CTTCTATGacaaaaagaaattttcttcCAAAAAGGAGCAAAAGACGATTGATGCTTCAGAAAAG GCCTTGAAATCGGCAGAACGAAAAACGAAGGAAACTCTGAAAGAAGTTGAGACAACAACGCGAATAAAGAAAGCGCGGAAAACATATTGGTTTGAAAAGTTTCTGTGGTTCATCAGCGCAGAAAATTACTTGGTTATCGGAGGCCGCGATCAGCAACAAAACGAACTTGTGGTGAAGAGGTACTTTGAACCAG GTGATCTCTATGTTCACGCCGACCTCCATGGCGCTACTAGCGTCATAATAAAAAACCCCAGCGGCCAGCCCGTGCCTCCAAAGACCCTCAACGAAGCAGGGTGCATGGCTGTGTCATACAGCGCCGCCTGGGAGGCCCGCATTGTGACCTCGGCGTGGTGGGTACATCATTCCCAGGTGTCCAAAACGGCCCCCACTGGAGAGTACCTCACGACTGGGAGCTTTATGATAAGGggcaaaaaaaatttcttgcCGCCTTGTTACTTGATTATGGGCTTCGGGTTCATGTTTAAATTGGACGAGTCTTGCGTTGAGAACCACATCAATGAGAGGCGAGTTCGTAGAGTGGAGGATAACGAGTCAGTAGCG GAAACAGAACTCGAGGAAGAGCTTTCGATTCAGGATGCAGAAAGTGGGGATGAAGATGAAAGTGAAACCATGCCTAGCGAAAGAGCCGAACAAAAAGAAGACGAAGATGAGCAAGATAGCTTGTTTCCGGACACGAGTATTGATTTGCGGCTTACCAAGGAAGGAAA AGTGCAACTTCAACGTGGCATAAGTAAAAACAGTAACCAAGGAGACATCGAAGAAGGAGATATCGTTTCACTGGATGGAAATAAACAG TCATCGGGAAAACAGCGTCTGTCAGCAAAACAGAAAAG AGACAATAAAAAGAAAGCCAAACAGAGCAAAGAGGGCCCCCCTCAGGAAAACGGTGAAAACGATAGTTTTGAAGGAGAGCGAAATGACGAAGAAGTCGCAAAG AAAACGGGTAAAGATGCtcaacagcagcagcaacaacaacaaccgcACAAGAGAGGCAAGAAG GGAAAGCTAAAGAAGATTAAGGAGAAGTATGGTGAACAGGACGAAGAAGAAAGGCAAATGAAAATGGAAATACTTGCG tCTGCTGGACCGGCAAAAGAAACTAAAGCCGACAAacgaaaaaaagataaaaaaggcaGCAAAGCGAACAGGCCGATCAGCGGAAAACCGGCACAGAGGGATGCGCAGTCAGATAACAAGAACTTTCAAGTGGAACAAAGTTCAAAAACTGTAAAAACAGAGAATGACGAACAATCGTtggaagaacattttaaaaataaagcaaacttGCGAGAAAATGAACCCAACGAAGataaaagcaaaactattgacTCATCTGAGAAGGAGAGTGAACAGAGCGAGCCGTTGCCAGGAAAAGCAAGCGATTGCGACGACAGAAAGGAGTTTGCGAACAGCGTAGAAGGGGTTAACGCTGCGGAACAAGCTGATGCAGTTGAAAATATTGAAG AAGGAGATTCCGTTCCCCTCGAGAAAGAGAAGAATATT GTCGAATCAGACGATGAAACGGACCTAACACCCAAG GAATCCGTCTCGCTCATTGATTCTCTCACAGGATTGCCGCTGGCTGAGGATCTGTTGCTGTTTGCTATTCCTGTTTGTGCACCTTACACTGCCATTCAAAGCTACAA ATATAAAGTAAAACTTACGCCAGGAACAGCCCGTAGAGGAAAAG
- the LOC138027596 gene encoding ribosome quality control complex subunit NEMF-like isoform X1, with protein MKTRFTTVDLCATITELKESLLGMRVANVYDIDNKTYLIRLGKTDLKVMLLVESGNRIGTTEFDWPKNLMPSGFSMKCRKHIRSRRLVNISLLGIDRIVDLQFGSDEAAYHLIVELYDRGNVILTDFEYTILSLLRTRTDSEDVRFAVREKYPVHSARQREPLISEERLRKILMESKEGTELKKIINPHVVYGAALLEHCLLEEGFAGNVKIGEGFNLQKDLPRVMESLKKADNFLDETLAHKCKGFIVQKREQKPSSNVNGEGSHTDLLTYHEFHPFLLNQHKNGPYLEFPTFDKAVDEFFSKLEGQKIDLKALSQEKTALKKLDNIRKDHQKRIAELQKSQDVDMFKAGLVELNLELVDKAILIVNSAIANQIDWSEINSIVKEAQAQGDQVACAIAALNLETNHITMNLRDPYEFSESDSDTEDEEDDKSSKKKRKKKKGSKFTKVNVNLSLSAYGNARSFYDKKKFSSKKEQKTIDASEKALKSAERKTKETLKEVETTTRIKKARKTYWFEKFLWFISAENYLVIGGRDQQQNELVVKRYFEPGDLYVHADLHGATSVIIKNPSGQPVPPKTLNEAGCMAVSYSAAWEARIVTSAWWVHHSQVSKTAPTGEYLTTGSFMIRGKKNFLPPCYLIMGFGFMFKLDESCVENHINERRVRRVEDNESVAETELEEELSIQDAESGDEDESETMPSERAEQKEDEDEQDSLFPDTSIDLRLTKEGKVQLQRGISKNSNQGDIEEGDIVSLDGNKQSSGKQRLSAKQKRDNKKKAKQSKEGPPQENGENDSFEGERNDEEVAKKTGKDAQQQQQQQQPHKRGKKGKLKKIKEKYGEQDEEERQMKMEILASAGPAKETKADKRKKDKKGSKANRPISGKPAQRDAQSDNKNFQVEQSSKTVKTENDEQSLEEHFKNKANLRENEPNEDKSKTIDSSEKESEQSEPLPGKASDCDDRKEFANSVEGVNAAEQADAVENIEEGDSVPLEKEKNIVESDDETDLTPKESVSLIDSLTGLPLAEDLLLFAIPVCAPYTAIQSYKYKVKLTPGTARRGKAAKTALNTFLFSKEASQLEKDLMKSLKDNDLSRYIPGKVKVSAPNLQKSKKK; from the exons ATGAAAACGCGATTCACTACAGTAGACCTCTGTGCGACAATAACGGAGTTGAAAGAAAG CCTACTGGGGATGAGAGTAGCAAATGTCTATGATATTGATAACAAGACCTATCTGATCCGGTTGGGGAA GACTGATCTGAAGGTCATGTTATTGGTTGAATCTGGAAATAGGATTGGTACAACAGAGTTTGATTGGCCCAAGAATCTTATGCCGTCTGGATTTTCAATGAAG TGCCGAAAGCATATCCGTTCACGTCGGCTGGTGAACATTTCTCTGCTGGGCATAGATCGTATTGTGGATTTACAATTTGGTTCAGATGAAGCAGCTTATCACTTGATTGTGGAACTTTATGACAGG GGCAATGTTATTCTCACCGACTTTGAATACACAATTTTGAGTCTACTAAGAACCAGAACAGACTCGGAAGATGTCCGATTTGCAGTGCGTGAAAAATACCCTGTTCATTCAGCGAGACAAAGAGAACCACTCATAAGTGAAGAAAG ACTACGAAAAATATTAATGGAAAGCAAGGAAGGAACAGAGCTGAAAAAGATTATTAATCCACATGTTG TTTATGGTGCTGCTCTGTTAGAGCATTGCCTTCTTGAAGAAGGATTTGCTGGAAATGTAAAGATTGGAGAAGGATTCAACCTTCAGAAAG atcTTCCACGAGTGATGGAGTCTCTAAAAAAAGCTGATAATTTTCTAGATGAAACCCTTGCCCACAAATGCAAG ggTTTTATTGTCCAGAAAAGGGAACAAAAGCCATCCAGTAATGTGAATGGAGAAGGAAGTCACACTGATCTTCTAAC GTACCACGAATTTCACCCATTTTTATTGAATCAACACAAGAATGGTCCGTATTTGGAGTTTCCAACATTTGATAAG gCAGTGGATGAATTCTTTTCAAAGTTGGAAGGACAAAAGATTGACTTAAAAGCGCTTAGTCAAGAAAAGACGGCGCTTAAGAAACTTGACAACATCAGAAAAGATCACCAAAAGAGAATTGCGGAGTTACAAAAATCACAG GATGTGGACATGTTCAAGGCAGGTTTAGTCGAACTTAATCTTGAACTG gTCGATAAGGCTATCTTAATAGTCAACAGCGCCATTGCGAATCAAATCGACTGGTCTGAAATCAACAGTATTGTGAAGGAAGCTCAAGCACAAGGGGATCAAGTTGCCTGTGCTATTGCTGCCCTCAACTTGGAGACAAATCATATCACCATGAATCTCAG GGACCCTTACGAATTTTCTGAATCTGACTCCGATACTGAGGACGAAGAAGATGACAAAAGctcaaaaaagaagaggaagaagaaaaag GGTTCAAAATTTACCAAAGTTAACGTTAATTTGTCTTTGTCGGCATACGGGAATGCAAGAAG CTTCTATGacaaaaagaaattttcttcCAAAAAGGAGCAAAAGACGATTGATGCTTCAGAAAAG GCCTTGAAATCGGCAGAACGAAAAACGAAGGAAACTCTGAAAGAAGTTGAGACAACAACGCGAATAAAGAAAGCGCGGAAAACATATTGGTTTGAAAAGTTTCTGTGGTTCATCAGCGCAGAAAATTACTTGGTTATCGGAGGCCGCGATCAGCAACAAAACGAACTTGTGGTGAAGAGGTACTTTGAACCAG GTGATCTCTATGTTCACGCCGACCTCCATGGCGCTACTAGCGTCATAATAAAAAACCCCAGCGGCCAGCCCGTGCCTCCAAAGACCCTCAACGAAGCAGGGTGCATGGCTGTGTCATACAGCGCCGCCTGGGAGGCCCGCATTGTGACCTCGGCGTGGTGGGTACATCATTCCCAGGTGTCCAAAACGGCCCCCACTGGAGAGTACCTCACGACTGGGAGCTTTATGATAAGGggcaaaaaaaatttcttgcCGCCTTGTTACTTGATTATGGGCTTCGGGTTCATGTTTAAATTGGACGAGTCTTGCGTTGAGAACCACATCAATGAGAGGCGAGTTCGTAGAGTGGAGGATAACGAGTCAGTAGCG GAAACAGAACTCGAGGAAGAGCTTTCGATTCAGGATGCAGAAAGTGGGGATGAAGATGAAAGTGAAACCATGCCTAGCGAAAGAGCCGAACAAAAAGAAGACGAAGATGAGCAAGATAGCTTGTTTCCGGACACGAGTATTGATTTGCGGCTTACCAAGGAAGGAAA AGTGCAACTTCAACGTGGCATAAGTAAAAACAGTAACCAAGGAGACATCGAAGAAGGAGATATCGTTTCACTGGATGGAAATAAACAG TCATCGGGAAAACAGCGTCTGTCAGCAAAACAGAAAAG AGACAATAAAAAGAAAGCCAAACAGAGCAAAGAGGGCCCCCCTCAGGAAAACGGTGAAAACGATAGTTTTGAAGGAGAGCGAAATGACGAAGAAGTCGCAAAG AAAACGGGTAAAGATGCtcaacagcagcagcaacaacaacaaccgcACAAGAGAGGCAAGAAG GGAAAGCTAAAGAAGATTAAGGAGAAGTATGGTGAACAGGACGAAGAAGAAAGGCAAATGAAAATGGAAATACTTGCG tCTGCTGGACCGGCAAAAGAAACTAAAGCCGACAAacgaaaaaaagataaaaaaggcaGCAAAGCGAACAGGCCGATCAGCGGAAAACCGGCACAGAGGGATGCGCAGTCAGATAACAAGAACTTTCAAGTGGAACAAAGTTCAAAAACTGTAAAAACAGAGAATGACGAACAATCGTtggaagaacattttaaaaataaagcaaacttGCGAGAAAATGAACCCAACGAAGataaaagcaaaactattgacTCATCTGAGAAGGAGAGTGAACAGAGCGAGCCGTTGCCAGGAAAAGCAAGCGATTGCGACGACAGAAAGGAGTTTGCGAACAGCGTAGAAGGGGTTAACGCTGCGGAACAAGCTGATGCAGTTGAAAATATTGAAG AAGGAGATTCCGTTCCCCTCGAGAAAGAGAAGAATATT GTCGAATCAGACGATGAAACGGACCTAACACCCAAG GAATCCGTCTCGCTCATTGATTCTCTCACAGGATTGCCGCTGGCTGAGGATCTGTTGCTGTTTGCTATTCCTGTTTGTGCACCTTACACTGCCATTCAAAGCTACAA ATATAAAGTAAAACTTACGCCAGGAACAGCCCGTAGAGGAAAAG